In Rhododendron vialii isolate Sample 1 chromosome 9a, ASM3025357v1, the following are encoded in one genomic region:
- the LOC131300828 gene encoding transcription factor HBP-1b(c38)-like isoform X2: MQSFKAIAANSDMYCHSPFYLRADESIRNQTRFADLGELEQSAAGFHHDTNAVDLSRSSIYNNLHFGGLPAELGTAGTEVETGQQYMLHKGTTVVMGGGSMGNGNFENWGDSAMAENSQRTDSSTDVDTDDKNLSRGVQDGALVVVDSMDQSKGGTGDQKTLRRLAQNREAARKSRLRKKAYVQQLENSRLKLTQLEQELQRARQQGIFIATGSSGDQSLSIGSNGALAFDIDYARWLDEHQRLINDLRSAVNSHMGDNDLRVLVDAVMSHYDEIFRLKGVGAKSDVFHMLSGMWKTPAERCFLWLGGFRSSELLKILGNHLEPLTDQQLMGICNLQQSSQQAEDALSQGMEALQQSLVETLSSNCLGPTGSGNVADYMGQMAIAMGKLATLENFLHQADLLRQQTLQQMHRILTTRQAARALLVISDYMSRLRALSSLWLARPKD; encoded by the exons ATGCAGAGCTTCAAAGCAATAGCAGCTAACTCCGATATGTACTGCCACTCCCCCTTCTACCTAAG AGCTGATGAAAGCATTAGAAACCAGACGCGTTTCGCGGATCTTGGGGAGCTTGAACAATCCGCCGCTGGGTTTCATCACGACACCAATGCTGTTGATTTAAGCCGAA GCTCCATTTACAACAACCTGCATTTCGGAGGCCTCCCTGCG GAGCTGGGTACGGCAGGAACAGAGGTGGAAACAGGGCAGCAATACATGTTGCACAAGGGGACTACGGTGGTGATGGGTGGTGGGTCTATGGGAAATGGGAATTTTGAAAATTGGGGAGATTCTGCAATGGCGGAAAATAGCCAACGGACTGACTCTTCCACAGACGTTGACACTGACGATAAAAACCTG TCTCGTGGAGTTCAGGATGGAGCACTTGTTGTGGTGGATTCAATGGATCAGTCCAAGGGTGGAACAGGAGACCAGAAG ACACTTCGTAGACTGGCGCAGAATCGTGAAGCTGCTCGAAAAAGTCGATTAAGGAAGAAA GCCTATGTTCAACAGCTGGAGAATAGTCGGTTAAAGCTCACTCAACTGGAGCAGGAGCTTCAACGAGCACGACAACAG GGTATTTTCATTGCCACCGGATCGTCTGGAGATCAGAGTCTCTCAATAGGCAGCAATG GTGCCTTGGCATTTGACATTGATTATGCCCGCTGGCTTGATGAACATCAACGCCTGATCAATGATCTGAGATCAGCTGTAAATTCTCACATGGGTGACAATGATCTGCGCGTTCTTGTTGATGCAGTCATGTCCCATTATGACGAAATATTTAGACTGAAGGGTGTTGGTGCAAAATCCGATGTTTTCCACATGCTTTCTGGTATGTGGAAAACTCCGGCAGAGAGGTGCTTCTTGTGGCTCGGTGGATTTCGTTCATCTGAACTTCTCAAG ATTCTTGGGAACCATCTTGAGCCTCTAACGGATCAACAACTGATGGGCATATGTAATCTGCAGCAATCTTCCCAACAAGCAGAGGATGCCTTGTCTCAAGGGATGGAAGCTCTACAACAGTCCCTTGTTGAGACATTATCCTCCAACTGTTTGGGCCCTACTGGATCTGGAAATGTAGCTGACTACATGGGACAAATGGCAATTGCAATGGGCAAGCTCGCCACGCTTGAGAACTTCCTTCATCAG GCTGACCTTTTGAGGCAACAAACATTGCAACAAATGCATCGGATTTTGACCACCCGTCAAGCAGCTCGAGCACTATTAGTCATCAGTGATTACATGTCACGCTTACGAGCCCTCAGTTCGTTATGGTTGGCGCGCCCCAAGGACTGA
- the LOC131300828 gene encoding transcription factor HBP-1b(c38)-like isoform X1 — translation MQSFKAIAANSDMYCHSPFYLRADESIRNQTRFADLGELEQSAAGFHHDTNAVDLSRSSIYNNLHFGGLPAELGTAGTEVETGQQYMLHKGTTVVMGGGSMGNGNFENWGDSAMAENSQRTDSSTDVDTDDKNLSRGVQDGALVVVDSMDQSKGGTGDQKQTLRRLAQNREAARKSRLRKKAYVQQLENSRLKLTQLEQELQRARQQGIFIATGSSGDQSLSIGSNGALAFDIDYARWLDEHQRLINDLRSAVNSHMGDNDLRVLVDAVMSHYDEIFRLKGVGAKSDVFHMLSGMWKTPAERCFLWLGGFRSSELLKILGNHLEPLTDQQLMGICNLQQSSQQAEDALSQGMEALQQSLVETLSSNCLGPTGSGNVADYMGQMAIAMGKLATLENFLHQADLLRQQTLQQMHRILTTRQAARALLVISDYMSRLRALSSLWLARPKD, via the exons ATGCAGAGCTTCAAAGCAATAGCAGCTAACTCCGATATGTACTGCCACTCCCCCTTCTACCTAAG AGCTGATGAAAGCATTAGAAACCAGACGCGTTTCGCGGATCTTGGGGAGCTTGAACAATCCGCCGCTGGGTTTCATCACGACACCAATGCTGTTGATTTAAGCCGAA GCTCCATTTACAACAACCTGCATTTCGGAGGCCTCCCTGCG GAGCTGGGTACGGCAGGAACAGAGGTGGAAACAGGGCAGCAATACATGTTGCACAAGGGGACTACGGTGGTGATGGGTGGTGGGTCTATGGGAAATGGGAATTTTGAAAATTGGGGAGATTCTGCAATGGCGGAAAATAGCCAACGGACTGACTCTTCCACAGACGTTGACACTGACGATAAAAACCTG TCTCGTGGAGTTCAGGATGGAGCACTTGTTGTGGTGGATTCAATGGATCAGTCCAAGGGTGGAACAGGAGACCAGAAG CAGACACTTCGTAGACTGGCGCAGAATCGTGAAGCTGCTCGAAAAAGTCGATTAAGGAAGAAA GCCTATGTTCAACAGCTGGAGAATAGTCGGTTAAAGCTCACTCAACTGGAGCAGGAGCTTCAACGAGCACGACAACAG GGTATTTTCATTGCCACCGGATCGTCTGGAGATCAGAGTCTCTCAATAGGCAGCAATG GTGCCTTGGCATTTGACATTGATTATGCCCGCTGGCTTGATGAACATCAACGCCTGATCAATGATCTGAGATCAGCTGTAAATTCTCACATGGGTGACAATGATCTGCGCGTTCTTGTTGATGCAGTCATGTCCCATTATGACGAAATATTTAGACTGAAGGGTGTTGGTGCAAAATCCGATGTTTTCCACATGCTTTCTGGTATGTGGAAAACTCCGGCAGAGAGGTGCTTCTTGTGGCTCGGTGGATTTCGTTCATCTGAACTTCTCAAG ATTCTTGGGAACCATCTTGAGCCTCTAACGGATCAACAACTGATGGGCATATGTAATCTGCAGCAATCTTCCCAACAAGCAGAGGATGCCTTGTCTCAAGGGATGGAAGCTCTACAACAGTCCCTTGTTGAGACATTATCCTCCAACTGTTTGGGCCCTACTGGATCTGGAAATGTAGCTGACTACATGGGACAAATGGCAATTGCAATGGGCAAGCTCGCCACGCTTGAGAACTTCCTTCATCAG GCTGACCTTTTGAGGCAACAAACATTGCAACAAATGCATCGGATTTTGACCACCCGTCAAGCAGCTCGAGCACTATTAGTCATCAGTGATTACATGTCACGCTTACGAGCCCTCAGTTCGTTATGGTTGGCGCGCCCCAAGGACTGA
- the LOC131299769 gene encoding uncharacterized protein LOC131299769 encodes MQPTPSLSPPVSPATSYSSASLSHATGHSSASLSSTASYSSSGRSTPAASMDIDASTTTSVRRLRLELQSPFLPQFKKNTKFNTVNRGGGGCSGGSGGGDIRGYISQLLIGRGSGDYGGGVMVMHDGGGGGGEGGGDVVVAAMWHGGGGGGG; translated from the exons aTGCAACccactccctccctctctcctccagTCAGCCCCGCTACCAGCTACTCCTCCGCCAGTCTCAGTCACGCCACTGGCCACTCTTCCGCCAGTCTTAGCTCCACCGCCAGCTACTCTTCCTCTGGTCGTTCCACCCCCGCCGCCTCCATGGACATTGatgcctccaccaccacctctgtCCGTCGCCTCCGTCTGGAACTGCAATCGCCATTCTTGCCGCAGTTCAAAAAGAAT acaaaatttaacactgttaatcgtgGCGGTGGTGGTTGCAGTGGTGGCAGCGGTGGTGGTGATATAAGAGGTTATATAAGTCAACTGTTAATT GGGCGTGGTAGTGGTGATTATGGTGGcggagtgatggtgatg catgatggtggcggtggtgggggtGAGGGTGGCGGCgatgtggtggtggcggcgatgtggcatggtggtggtggtggtggcggctaG
- the LOC131300829 gene encoding protein ASPARTIC PROTEASE IN GUARD CELL 1: protein MAERVSIFSVLFALCFSVALSRTLPPQNPRTATLDVSASIQKTLEVFSPESTQLNQAFSPPSSSLSFRLHSRSTVHRAQHRDYKSLTLARLGRDAARAKSLQARLDLAISGIAVTDLEPDGDMVFEEEALRAPVISGTSQGSGEYFSRVGIGRPPSQVYMVLDTGSDVNWVQCAPCADCYQQTDPIYEPSSSTSFSPLTCETKQCKSLDVSMCRNNTCLYEVSYGDGSYTVGDFVTETVTFADSASVSDIAIGCGHNNEGLFVGAAGLIGLGAGALSFPSQINASSFSYCLVDRDSDNSSTLEFNSGTPYEAVTAPLIRNSKLDTFYYVDLTGLSVSGELLSIPPSSLRLAGTGDGGVIVDSGTAVTRLQSKAYASLRDAFANGTKSLPSTSGVALFDTCFDLSSMTSVEVPTLSFRFSNGKELALPAKNYVIPVDSNGTFCFAFAPTESSLSIIGNVQQQGTRVSFDLSKSTVGFSPNSC, encoded by the coding sequence ATGGCGGAGAGAGTGTCTATCTTTTCCGTTTTGTTCGCTCTCTGTTTCTCCGTCGCCCTCTCCAGAACCCTGCCTCCGCAAAACCCCAGAACCGCCACCCTCGACGTCTCCGCTTCCATCCAAAAAACCCTCGAAGTGTTCTCCCCCGAGTCGACTCAGCTGAACCAGGCCTTCTCGCCCCCGTCGTCATCCCTCTCTTTCCGGCTGCATTCCCGGTCCACGGTCCACAGAGCTCAGCACCGCGACTACAAGTCCCTCACCCTGGCTCGACTCGGCCGCGATGCCGCCCGGGCCAAATCGCTCCAGGCCCGGCTGGATCTGGCGATCAGCGGCATTGCCGTGACGGATCTGGAACCGGACGGTGATATGGTGTTCGAGGAGGAGGCGTTGCGGGCGCCGGTGATATCGGGGACGAGCCAGGGCAGCGGCGAGTACTTCTCCCGGGTCGGGATCGGCCGCCCCCCGAGCCAGGTCTACATGGTGCTCGACACCGGGAGCGACGTCAACTGGGTGCAGTGCGCCCCCTGCGCCGACTGCTACCAGCAGACGGACCCCATCTACGAGCCCTCCTCTTCGACGTCGTTCTCCCCTCTCACCTGCGAGACCAAGCAGTGCAAATCCCTCGACGTGTCCATGTGCCGCAACAACACGTGCCTCTACGAGGTCTCGTACGGGGATGGATCGTATACCGTGGGAGACTTCGTGACGGAGACAGTAACGTTCGCCGACTCGGCTTCTGTGTCTGACATTGCCATCGGCTGCGGCCACAACAACGAGGGCTTGTTCGTGGGAGCAGCTGGGCTGATCGGCTTGGGAGCCGGCGCGCTGTCGTTCCCTTCCCAAATCAACGCCTCTTCCTTTTCCTACTGCCTCGTGGACCGCGACTCTGATAACTCCTCCACTCTGGAGTTCAACTCTGGGACGCCGTACGAAGCCGTCACGGCCCCGTTAATCCGGAACAGCAAGCTCGACACGTTCTACTACGTCGACCTAACGGGGCTCAGCGTGTCCGGGGAGTTACTGTCAATCCCTCCCTCGTCGCTGCGCCTCGCCGGCACCGGCGACGGGGGAGTCATCGTCGACTCCGGCACGGCGGTGACGCGGCTGCAGTCGAAGGCGTACGCCTCGCTCCGCGACGCCTTCGCCAACGGGACGAAGAGCCTGCCGTCCACCAGCGGCGTGGCGCTGTTCGACACGTGCTTCGACCTGTCGTCGATGACGAGCGTGGAGGTGCCGACGTTGTCGTTCCGCTTCTCGAACGGGAAGGAGCTGGCACTGCCGGCCAAGAATTACGTGATACCGGTGGACTCGAACGGGACATTCTGCTTCGCGTTCGCGCCGACGGAGTCATCGCTGTCGATCATCGGGAACGTACAGCAGCAGGGGACGCGCGTCAGCTTCGATCTTTCCAAATCCACGGTTGGGTTCTCCCCGAATAGTTGCTAG